The nucleotide window GGTCGAAAGCCGCCGCATCGTCGCCGACCTGGAGCGTTTCCGCCGCGAAATCGCTGAGCTGCAGCAACAGATCGACGTCGCCAAGGAAAAGCTGCCGACCGAGAAGGACATCCCCCCCCTCTACCGAACGCTCTCGGACGCCGCCTTTCAGTCGGGGCTTGGCGTCGCTCTCTTCCAGCCGAGAGATCTGAAGGTCGGTGAGTACTTCACCGAGATTCCCATCGCGGTGAACGTCGAGGGGGGCTACCACCAATTGGGCGAGTTCTTCGAGCGGGTGGCCGGCCTTCCGCGAGTGGTCAACGTCGTCGAATGGCGGCTCAGCGGACTGCAGAAGGGCGAGATCGTGAATGTCAAAGGTGACCTGATCCTTGCGACGTACATGTACCGCCCTGTGGGCTCGCCGGCGCCGGCGAAACCCGCGGCGCCGGCCGCCCGGCCCGCAGCACCGAGGTAATCGATGAGGCAGATCGGCCCGCTCGGTTGCCTGGGTCTTGTCGTGCTCCTGTCGGCCTGTGGAGGCTCGCCCCCCACGGCTCCCACTACGTCGGCAACACCGGGAACCCTGCCCGCTCCGGGAACCTCGGCGCCCCGGACGCCCATCGCCGCTCCCGTGCAGCCGCCGACCGCCGGTCCGCAAGTGGCTACCGCCGTGAGTGGCAAGGACGCGATGTCTCCGCCTCGCGGCGAACGGCAATACGAGCCCGGGGGACGGCGGGACCCATTCGAGCTGCCCGAGGCGGTCGAGGGTTCTGTCGGCACCACCGTGGCATCGGTGAAGCTCACCGGCATCATTCGTACTGGCGGCCGCGTCGTGGTTCTGATCGAGACCCCGGACGGACTCGGTTACATATTGCAACCCGGAGACGCGTTCGGCGATGGACGCCTGGTCGAGATCGGCCAGGGCACGGCGGTGTTCACCGTCGTCTCGCGACACGCGCCAACCAACCATCGTGTCGTCTTGAAGCTTGGCGGGTGACAATGACTCGACGAACGGCGGAGGGGATCGTGCACGCAGCGGTGGTGATGGCCATGGTGCTGTTCCCCGGTGTCACTCTCGGTGCGGCCGACCTATCTGCCCCGCGAGTGGCGCCCGCTCCGCGGCTTCACGACGTGACGGTGGTAGATCGGCAAGACGCCGTCCTCGTCCGCGTCAAAACTGCGGGACCGGCGAAGTTCCGGGCGGAGCTGGTCGAGTCTCCTTATCGTCTCGTCGTGGATCTCGAGGACACGATCTACGCCTGGCGCAAGACACCGCTGAATGTCGGTCGGGAGCCGGTTCGTCGGGTCCGTGGGGGCCAGTATCAAGAAGATGTGGCGCGGGTCGTGGTGGAGCTCACGCGCAAGGTGGGGTACGTGGTCCGTGCGGATGACGATGGCCTGGTGATCGTCGTACCCACGGTCTCCTCAGCACCGGCCGGCATCGGGCGAATCGTACCTATCAACGGATCCGTGAACGGCCTCCGCGTGATCAACGCAGCGGCGCCGGCCGCACCAGAGCCGGGACCCAGCGTCCAGGAGCCGCCGACCGAGGAAGCAGCCAAGCCGCAAGCAGTCAAGCCACAGACGGCCGACAAACCGGAACCGACGGTCGCCCCACGCCCCCAACCGAGCGCCGAGCCAGCCAAAGTGCCGGCGCCCATCGTCCCAAACCCCGTCCGGATTGCCCAGACCGCCACAGCGCGGCCCGCGACGCGGCCTCCTGTGACGCTCGAGTTCAAGGACGCCGACATCGTCAGCTTGCTGCGCGTTCTGGCCACCGAAGCCGGTCGGAACATCGTCATCGGAGAGGACGTCAAGGGCAAGATGTCGATTTCGCTCCGGAACGTCCCCTGGGAGCTGGCACTGCAGACGATCCTCGAAGCCCGGGGCCTGGAGGCGATTCAACGCGATGGCATTCTACGGATCGCGACCCGCGAGCAGCTGACGAAGGAAGCCGAAGCGACCATCAGGATGCGCGACGTTTCCGCCAAGCTTGCCGAGTCCACGGCAAAGCCCGAGCTGCGGGGGCCGCTGCGCGAAGAGACGATCCGCCTCTACTACACCGACGCGGAAGAAGTTGCCAAGACCCTGCAAGGCATTCTCGGGATCGAGGCCGAAGGGGCTCGGGTAGCCCGGCTCGGAGGCCCCATCGCCGGGCCCATTGCCGAGCCACCCTTCTCACAACTCTACGGCCCGCCACCGCCGCCACCCCCGCCGGGGGCGACAGCGCCACAGGCGCCCCCTGAAGTGCTCTTCAAGGGGTTGACGATCAGGGCTCACAAACCGACGAACACTCTGTTCCTTCGTCTCTACCAGGCCGATCTCGAGCGAGTGAAGCAGCTCATCCGTGAGTCCCTCGACATCCCCCTACCCCAGGTCAAGATCGAGGCGCGCATGGAGATCCTCGATCGCAGCGCGCTGGAGCAGATCGGCATCCAGTGGGGCGGGGCCTTTGCAGCGCCACTGAATTCCACGACGGTCGTCGGCCGGGGTCTGGAGACGGCAGGTGCGTTACCCCTGATCCCAGGCGGCATCCCTGTTCAGGGCTTTACGCCGGGCAACACGGGGCTGACCCTTGCCAACGCCCTTCCAGTGAGTGCCGCAACGGGCCTCCCGCTCGGTGGAAATCTGGTGAATCTTCCTATCAGCGCCCTGCCTACGACCGGAGCGCTGCCCGCGGCCGGACTCGCTTTCGGTATCGTCGGAACCCGGTTCAACGTCAACCTCGCGCTGCAGGCGTTGGCGACGCAGAACAAGACCCGGACGCTGGCCCGTCCGGAGGTGGTGACGGTCGAGAATGCCAAGGCCGTGATATCGCTGGGTGAAGAGATTCCCTACGCCACGGTCAGCTCGGCCGGCACCCAGATCCAGTTCAAAGAGGCGTTGCTGAAGCTCGAGGTCACCCCAACGGTCATCCGCGAGGGCGACATCACCAAAATCAAGATGGTCGTCGTGGTCGAGAACAATTCGCGGGGGGCGGTGGTGAACCTGGGAAGCGCCGGTGCTCCGCCTGCCATCAACCGCCGAAAGGCCGAAACCCAGGTGCTGATGCGGGAGGGAGAACGGCTGATCATCGGCGGAGTCACCACGAACGTCGACATCGAGGAGACGCGCAAGGTCCCGATCTTCGGAGACATACCGTTGCTGGGTTGGCTCTTCAAGCAGCGTGAGCGCTCGGAAACGGGCCGCGAGCTGGTGGTGTTCCTGACCCCCACCGTTTTCCGTAACAACACCGAGCGCGCCACCTCCGCCGTCCCCACCCGCAAGTAGCCCCCGGGGGCCGGGGGCCAGCACCGGGCCCCGGGTCCCGACCCGGTCGTGATACCCTGATGCCCATGCCCGAGGCCTTCCGTTTCCTCACTGCGGGCGAGTCTCACGGCGAGGCGCTCACCGCCGTCATCGACGGCGTGCCCGCCGGGTTGCTCCTGCGTGAGACGGATATCAATGAGGATCTGGCTCGGCGCCAGCGCGGGTACGGTCGTGGCGGGCGGATGAAGATCGAGCGCGACCAGGTCCACATCGTTTCCGGCGTCCGCTGGGGCGTCACGCTGGGTAGTCCCATCACGCTGCAGATCCTCAACCGGGACTGGGAAAACTGGAAGGGGACGATGTCGGTGGCGCCTCCGGATCCGGCCTCCCCTCCGAAGGAAGTCACCCGGCCGCGCCCGGGACACGCGGACCTGGCCGGGGCCATGAAATACAACCACCGGGACATCCGGAACGTGCTGGAGCGCTCCAGCGCCCGCGAGACTACGGCCCGGGTGGCCGTGGCCGGCGTGGCCAAGCGCCTGCTGAGCGAATTCGGCATCACGGTCTTGAGCCACGTGGTCGAGATCGGCGGCGTGCGGGTGCCGGAAACCCTGGACCTGCCCTGGGCCGACCTGACCCAGCGGGCGGAGGCGTCTGAGGTGCGCTGCGCGGACCCCGAGACCGAGGCCGCCATCATCGCGGCCATCGACCACGCCAAGACCAAGGGAGACACGCTCGGCGGTGTCTTCGAGGTCGTGGCCCTCGGCTGTCCCGTCGGCCTCGGCTCGTACGTGCAGTGGGACCGGCGCCTCGATGGCAGGCTTGCCCAGGCGTTCTGCTCGATCCAGGCCATCAAGGGCTGCGAGCTGGGACTCGGCTTCGAGACTGCCCGCCGGCCAGGCTCCGTCGTGCACGACGAGATCCTCTTCGACACGGCCAGTGGCTTTCGCCGGTCATCCAACAACGCCGGCGGGCTGGAAGGCGGCGTCACCAACGGGCAGCCGGTGATCGTTCGCGCGGCCATGAAGCCGTTGTCCACGCTGCGCACGCCGCTCAGGTCCGTGGACCTGGCGACCAAGCAAGCGGTGGAGGCGGTCGTCGAACGCAGCGACGTGTGCGCGGTGCCGGCGGCGGCCGTCGTCGGTGAGGCCATGATGGCCATCGTGATCGCCCAGGTCTTCCTGGAGAAGTTCGGTGGCGACAGCGTGGAGGAGATTCGCCGCAACTACCGCGCCTATCTGGACGCTCTCCAGACCTGGTAACCGGACCGACGGTCGCATGATCATCCCCGTCCGTCTCGGCGCACGAGCTTACGACGTGGTCGTCGAACGGGGGGCGCTCGGGACCCTGGGCGTCCGCCTGCGCAGCCTCCGGGTCGGATCACGAGTGGCGCTGGTCAGCTCCTCCAGCGTGCTCCGCCTGCACGGCAAGCAGGCGGTGGAGAGCCTCGACGCGGCAGGCTTGACGACCGTCCCGGTCGAAGTCCCCGACGGTGAGGCCGCCAAGACGCTCGGAGTCGCCGAGCATTGTTGGAACGCTCTCCTGGAGGCCGGGCTCGATCGCACCTCGACGGTCGTGGCGTTGGGCGGAGGAGCGGTGGGCGACCTGGCCGGGTTCGTGGCGGCGACCTACATGCGGGGGATCCACCTGGTTCACCTCCCCACGACGGTGCTCGCCCAGGTGGACGCCTCCATCGGCGGCAAGACGGCGATCGACCACCCCCGAGCCAAGAATCTGATCGGCGCCTTCCACCAACCGAGGCTCGTGCTGAGCGACCCCACCACGCTGGCTACACTGCCGGAGCGGGAATTCAGGTCGGGCCTCGCCGAGATCGTCAAACACGGCGTGGTCCTGGACGCGGCCTACTTCGACGAGGTCGAGGCCAGCGCCGCGGGGCTGTTGGCCCGTGATCTCCCGACGCTAGAGCGCGTCATCGGGGGCTCCTGTCGTCTCAAGGCCGCCATCGTCGAGCGCGACGAGCGCGAAGCGGAGTTACGCCATGTGCTGAATTGTGGACACACCATCGGCCACGCCCTGGAGGCGGTGACCAGCTACGAGCGCTGGACGCACGGCGAGGCCGTGGCGCTCGGTATCGTCGCCGAAGCTCGACTGGCCGAGCGGCTCGGGATGGCCGAGCCGGCCACGGTGGAGCGCCAGGAAAAGCTGCTCGCCGCCGTCGGGCTTCCGACACGTGCCGCCGGCATCGACGCCGATGCCGTGTTGGCCGCCATCGGACGGGACAAGAAGGCCCGGGACGGGAGGGTCCCCTTCGTCCTGGCCCCGAGCCTCGGCGAA belongs to Candidatus Methylomirabilota bacterium and includes:
- the aroC gene encoding chorismate synthase — encoded protein: MPEAFRFLTAGESHGEALTAVIDGVPAGLLLRETDINEDLARRQRGYGRGGRMKIERDQVHIVSGVRWGVTLGSPITLQILNRDWENWKGTMSVAPPDPASPPKEVTRPRPGHADLAGAMKYNHRDIRNVLERSSARETTARVAVAGVAKRLLSEFGITVLSHVVEIGGVRVPETLDLPWADLTQRAEASEVRCADPETEAAIIAAIDHAKTKGDTLGGVFEVVALGCPVGLGSYVQWDRRLDGRLAQAFCSIQAIKGCELGLGFETARRPGSVVHDEILFDTASGFRRSSNNAGGLEGGVTNGQPVIVRAAMKPLSTLRTPLRSVDLATKQAVEAVVERSDVCAVPAAAVVGEAMMAIVIAQVFLEKFGGDSVEEIRRNYRAYLDALQTW
- the pilQ gene encoding type IV pilus secretin PilQ codes for the protein MHAAVVMAMVLFPGVTLGAADLSAPRVAPAPRLHDVTVVDRQDAVLVRVKTAGPAKFRAELVESPYRLVVDLEDTIYAWRKTPLNVGREPVRRVRGGQYQEDVARVVVELTRKVGYVVRADDDGLVIVVPTVSSAPAGIGRIVPINGSVNGLRVINAAAPAAPEPGPSVQEPPTEEAAKPQAVKPQTADKPEPTVAPRPQPSAEPAKVPAPIVPNPVRIAQTATARPATRPPVTLEFKDADIVSLLRVLATEAGRNIVIGEDVKGKMSISLRNVPWELALQTILEARGLEAIQRDGILRIATREQLTKEAEATIRMRDVSAKLAESTAKPELRGPLREETIRLYYTDAEEVAKTLQGILGIEAEGARVARLGGPIAGPIAEPPFSQLYGPPPPPPPPGATAPQAPPEVLFKGLTIRAHKPTNTLFLRLYQADLERVKQLIRESLDIPLPQVKIEARMEILDRSALEQIGIQWGGAFAAPLNSTTVVGRGLETAGALPLIPGGIPVQGFTPGNTGLTLANALPVSAATGLPLGGNLVNLPISALPTTGALPAAGLAFGIVGTRFNVNLALQALATQNKTRTLARPEVVTVENAKAVISLGEEIPYATVSSAGTQIQFKEALLKLEVTPTVIREGDITKIKMVVVVENNSRGAVVNLGSAGAPPAINRRKAETQVLMREGERLIIGGVTTNVDIEETRKVPIFGDIPLLGWLFKQRERSETGRELVVFLTPTVFRNNTERATSAVPTRK
- the aroB gene encoding 3-dehydroquinate synthase, which codes for MVVERGALGTLGVRLRSLRVGSRVALVSSSSVLRLHGKQAVESLDAAGLTTVPVEVPDGEAAKTLGVAEHCWNALLEAGLDRTSTVVALGGGAVGDLAGFVAATYMRGIHLVHLPTTVLAQVDASIGGKTAIDHPRAKNLIGAFHQPRLVLSDPTTLATLPEREFRSGLAEIVKHGVVLDAAYFDEVEASAAGLLARDLPTLERVIGGSCRLKAAIVERDEREAELRHVLNCGHTIGHALEAVTSYERWTHGEAVALGIVAEARLAERLGMAEPATVERQEKLLAAVGLPTRAAGIDADAVLAAIGRDKKARDGRVPFVLAPSLGEFRLVYEVPTAEVRAVVVSLAR
- the pilO gene encoding type 4a pilus biogenesis protein PilO, encoding MAALVGAAYVFLISPIEHRIDLLSAEQASLQRELVESRRIVADLERFRREIAELQQQIDVAKEKLPTEKDIPPLYRTLSDAAFQSGLGVALFQPRDLKVGEYFTEIPIAVNVEGGYHQLGEFFERVAGLPRVVNVVEWRLSGLQKGEIVNVKGDLILATYMYRPVGSPAPAKPAAPAARPAAPR